One Streptomyces sp. ML-6 DNA segment encodes these proteins:
- the leuS gene encoding leucine--tRNA ligase — MPAQETISHDGYDPHSVIGKWTRVWEERRVFEARGLTADEGDGRPRSMLVSMYPYPSGDLHMGHAEVYSISDASARFARLRGNNVLNPIGWDSFGLPAENAALKRDLDPREWTYGNIEIQAASFRDIGVSFDWRTRLHTSDPSYYRWNQWLFLRLLEKGLAYRKSAAVNWCPVDKTVLANEQVLQGKCERCGTDVVSRELTQWFFRTTRYAQRMLDDMAQLEGKWPGEILAMQRNWIGRSEGAYIDFEVEGRAEPVRVFSTRPDTLYGATFFVVAADSPLAVEVCAPEQRAELDAYVQKVRARSDVERLATDRPKTGVALNRYAVNPVNGEKLPVYAADYVLAGYGTGAVMAVPAHDQRDLDFARVMGLPVRVVVDTGEPHPGESGVATTADGTLINSGRFDGLGKQEAIAAVTAELAERGAGETAVNYRLRDWLLSRQRYWGTPIPIVHCPSCGEVPVPDDQLPVRLPESGYELRPESGVSPLASATEWVRVACPRCGGEAERDTDTMDTFVDSSWYFLRYPNPDYTEGPFDPEGVRRWLPVDEYVGGKEHATGHLMYARFMTKVLHDLGMVDFVEPFTRLTNQGQVIMDGKAMSKSLGNLVNLQDQIARYGPDAVRVTMVFAGPPEDDIDWADVSPTGSVKWLARVWRLCGDVAPRGTATPEDGELPLRRRVHHLVADTTRLMEHKRFNVAVARLMELTSTLRKAVDTGPGPADPAVREGAEALARMLSCFAPFTAEEAWERLGGAASVIEHGWPEADPALAAEEKVTCVVQVAGKVRDRLEVDPSIGEDALRSLALASEKVVQALDGAEAARVIVRPPGLVNVVPRKG, encoded by the coding sequence GTGCCCGCGCAAGAGACAATCAGCCACGACGGGTACGACCCGCACTCCGTGATCGGCAAATGGACCCGGGTGTGGGAGGAACGGCGGGTGTTCGAGGCGCGGGGCCTCACCGCCGACGAGGGCGACGGGCGGCCCCGTTCCATGCTCGTCAGCATGTATCCGTACCCCTCCGGTGACCTGCACATGGGCCATGCCGAGGTGTATTCGATCAGTGATGCATCGGCCCGGTTCGCCCGGCTGCGCGGCAACAACGTGCTGAACCCGATCGGCTGGGACTCCTTCGGGCTGCCGGCGGAGAACGCCGCCCTCAAGCGCGATCTGGATCCGCGGGAGTGGACCTACGGCAACATCGAGATCCAGGCCGCGTCGTTCCGCGACATCGGGGTCTCCTTCGACTGGCGCACCCGGCTGCACACCTCGGACCCCTCGTACTACCGCTGGAACCAGTGGCTGTTCCTGCGCCTGCTCGAGAAGGGGCTCGCCTACCGCAAGTCCGCGGCGGTCAACTGGTGCCCGGTGGACAAGACCGTACTCGCCAACGAGCAGGTGCTCCAGGGGAAGTGCGAGCGGTGCGGCACGGATGTCGTGTCCCGTGAGCTCACCCAGTGGTTCTTCCGCACCACGCGGTACGCGCAGCGGATGCTCGACGACATGGCGCAGCTGGAGGGCAAGTGGCCGGGCGAGATCCTGGCCATGCAGCGCAACTGGATCGGCCGCTCCGAGGGGGCGTACATCGACTTCGAGGTCGAGGGCCGTGCCGAGCCCGTGCGGGTCTTCAGCACCCGGCCCGACACCCTGTACGGCGCGACGTTCTTCGTGGTGGCCGCCGACTCCCCGCTGGCGGTGGAGGTGTGTGCCCCCGAGCAGCGTGCCGAGCTCGACGCGTACGTGCAGAAGGTGCGCGCGCGGAGCGACGTCGAGCGGCTGGCCACGGACCGGCCCAAGACGGGCGTCGCGCTGAACCGCTACGCGGTGAATCCGGTGAACGGGGAGAAGCTCCCCGTCTACGCCGCCGACTACGTGCTCGCCGGCTACGGCACCGGCGCGGTCATGGCGGTGCCCGCCCACGACCAGCGCGACCTGGACTTCGCCCGGGTGATGGGGCTGCCCGTGCGGGTGGTCGTGGACACCGGTGAGCCGCACCCCGGCGAGAGCGGGGTGGCGACCACCGCGGACGGCACGCTGATCAACTCCGGGCGCTTCGACGGTCTGGGCAAACAGGAGGCGATCGCCGCCGTCACCGCCGAGCTGGCGGAGCGCGGTGCGGGCGAGACTGCGGTGAACTACCGGCTGCGCGACTGGCTGCTGTCCAGGCAGCGGTACTGGGGCACGCCGATCCCGATCGTCCACTGCCCGTCCTGCGGTGAAGTGCCGGTCCCCGACGACCAGTTGCCCGTACGCCTGCCGGAGAGCGGCTACGAACTGCGCCCGGAGAGCGGGGTGTCGCCGCTGGCGAGCGCCACCGAGTGGGTGCGGGTGGCCTGCCCGCGCTGCGGCGGGGAGGCCGAACGGGACACCGACACGATGGACACCTTCGTCGACTCGTCCTGGTACTTCCTGCGCTACCCGAACCCCGACTACACCGAGGGCCCGTTCGACCCGGAGGGCGTGCGGCGGTGGCTGCCGGTCGACGAATACGTCGGCGGCAAGGAACACGCCACCGGGCACCTGATGTACGCCCGGTTCATGACCAAGGTGCTCCACGACCTGGGCATGGTCGATTTCGTCGAACCCTTCACCCGGCTGACCAACCAGGGCCAGGTGATCATGGACGGCAAGGCGATGAGCAAGAGCCTTGGCAACCTGGTCAACCTCCAGGACCAGATCGCCCGGTACGGGCCCGACGCCGTACGGGTCACCATGGTGTTCGCGGGCCCGCCCGAGGACGACATCGACTGGGCGGACGTGTCCCCGACCGGTTCGGTGAAGTGGCTGGCGCGGGTGTGGCGGCTGTGCGGCGACGTCGCGCCCCGGGGCACGGCCACGCCCGAGGACGGCGAGCTGCCGCTGCGCAGGCGGGTGCACCACCTGGTGGCCGACACCACGAGGCTGATGGAGCACAAGCGCTTCAACGTGGCCGTCGCCCGTCTGATGGAGCTGACCAGCACCCTGCGCAAGGCCGTCGACACGGGCCCCGGGCCGGCGGACCCCGCCGTGCGCGAGGGTGCCGAGGCCCTCGCCAGGATGCTGTCGTGCTTCGCACCGTTCACCGCGGAGGAGGCGTGGGAACGCCTGGGCGGTGCGGCCTCGGTGATCGAGCACGGCTGGCCGGAGGCCGACCCGGCGCTGGCCGCCGAGGAGAAGGTGACCTGTGTGGTGCAGGTGGCGGGCAAGGTCCGCGACCGCCTGGAGGTCGATCCCTCGATCGGCGAGGACGCGTTGAGGTCCCTGGCCCTGGCCTCGGAGAAGGTGGTCCAGGCCCTGGACGGCGCCGAGGCCGCCCGGGTGATCGTCCGCCCGCCCGGGCTGGTCAACGTGGTGCCGCGCAAGGGCTGA
- a CDS encoding fatty acid desaturase, with product MRIWKHTPKDALLLGYSLAQPVLTVWVAAQWHSSPVRAGVGGGLLVAVMTAYNIIVVSHLFTHVPWFASAGLNAVGSLLNSANIGQSVQAYHLTHVRNHHRFNNDPVGEDGTTRDTSSTYRDGRDGEHAPLGRYILLGALETFADRVRDVLRAHRLWRVGPDEHKLLSLAHNREPRRTRELRQIQADRAAHCLALAGLLWVSWQWTLLVYLPACFVALVLVNVQNYFRHYGADPLDRTTDSVSYYGTFYNRIAFNDGYHQEHHLSPASHWSQLPEVRARRLDGVAPGARIISPVPAVLGFLHRDRPLLHRREAGGTP from the coding sequence GTGCGGATCTGGAAGCACACGCCCAAGGACGCGTTGCTGCTCGGCTACAGCCTGGCGCAGCCGGTGCTGACGGTCTGGGTGGCGGCACAGTGGCACTCGTCCCCGGTCCGGGCCGGGGTGGGCGGCGGGCTGCTCGTCGCGGTGATGACCGCCTACAACATCATCGTGGTCTCCCACCTGTTCACCCATGTCCCGTGGTTCGCCTCCGCCGGGCTGAACGCGGTGGGCTCCCTGCTGAACTCCGCCAACATCGGGCAGTCCGTGCAGGCGTACCACCTGACCCACGTGCGCAACCACCACCGCTTCAACAACGACCCCGTCGGCGAGGACGGCACCACCCGTGACACGTCCTCGACCTACCGCGACGGCCGGGACGGCGAACACGCCCCGCTGGGCCGCTACATCCTCCTCGGCGCGCTGGAGACCTTCGCGGACCGGGTCCGGGACGTCCTGCGGGCGCACCGGCTGTGGCGGGTCGGCCCGGACGAGCACAAGCTGCTCTCGCTCGCCCACAACCGGGAACCGAGACGCACCCGCGAACTGCGCCAGATACAGGCCGACCGCGCCGCGCACTGCCTGGCGCTCGCCGGACTCCTGTGGGTCTCCTGGCAGTGGACGCTGCTGGTCTACCTGCCGGCCTGCTTCGTCGCGCTGGTCCTCGTCAACGTCCAGAACTACTTCCGGCACTACGGCGCCGACCCGCTGGACCGGACCACCGACTCGGTCAGCTACTACGGCACCTTCTACAACCGCATCGCGTTCAACGACGGCTACCACCAGGAACACCACCTCAGTCCCGCCAGCCACTGGTCGCAGCTGCCGGAGGTACGCGCCCGGCGCCTGGACGGGGTGGCCCCCGGGGCCCGGATCATCAGCCCCGTGCCCGCCGTACTGGGCTTCCTGCACCGCGACCGCCCGCTGCTGCACCGCCGCGAGGCGGGTGGGACCCCGTGA
- a CDS encoding non-ribosomal peptide synthetase, with translation MTLLPVHQQVAARAAARPDAPAVTSARGVLSYRELDERANRLAHHLVALGVRPESRVAVHLQRSTESVVVQLAVLKAAGAYLPVDPAQPPARIAHVLADAAPAVLITRGPGEVPAPPGATHLDLIRDAAAVAARPATAPHVPVLPDNLAYVIHTSGSTGTPKGVMVPHRALANLVAWHVHRYGLGPGEHTAHVAALGFDAAVWEVWPALASGALLHLPDEEDRSRPERLLAWLAAEGITVTFLPTPVAQEVLRLPPAPSRLRTILTGGDTLTAAPPPGTPYELVNHYGPTEATVVTTAATVPAGAPGVPPIGRPIAEVRVQLLDEDARPVADGARGELYVGGAGVARGYLNRPGLTAERFLPDPSGPPGSRVYRTGDLAARRPDGALSFHGRSDDQVQVRGFRVEPAEVTAVLSGHPGVTRAAVVARFGSLFGYVVPRPGEGPALAEAVREHAAARLPAHMVPTRVLLLDEIPLTVNGKIDHGALPDPLPPTPDVVVPPRDALEELIAETWYAVLELPERPAHVHDDFYALGGHSLLAGRLTVCLNDLFGVDLPLRSTFGAPTIAALAREVRAREPAPGHLADVTDRHRRVAAMSDEEVEKLLAELGEA, from the coding sequence GTGACCCTCCTCCCCGTGCACCAGCAGGTCGCGGCGCGGGCCGCCGCCCGGCCCGACGCCCCCGCGGTCACGAGCGCCCGGGGAGTGCTGAGCTACCGGGAACTGGACGAGCGGGCCAACCGGCTCGCCCACCACCTGGTCGCCCTCGGCGTCCGGCCGGAGTCGCGGGTCGCCGTCCACCTGCAACGGTCCACCGAGTCGGTCGTGGTACAGCTCGCCGTGCTCAAGGCGGCGGGGGCCTACCTCCCGGTGGACCCGGCCCAGCCGCCCGCCCGCATCGCGCACGTACTGGCGGACGCCGCACCCGCCGTCCTGATCACACGGGGGCCCGGGGAGGTGCCGGCCCCGCCCGGAGCGACGCACCTGGACCTCATCCGCGACGCGGCGGCTGTCGCGGCCCGGCCGGCCACCGCGCCCCACGTGCCGGTGCTGCCGGACAACCTGGCCTACGTCATCCACACGTCGGGCTCGACCGGAACCCCCAAGGGCGTCATGGTGCCGCACCGCGCCCTGGCCAACCTGGTCGCGTGGCACGTGCACCGCTACGGGCTCGGGCCCGGCGAGCACACCGCGCACGTCGCGGCACTCGGCTTCGACGCCGCGGTGTGGGAGGTGTGGCCCGCACTCGCCTCGGGCGCCCTGCTGCACCTGCCGGACGAGGAGGACCGGTCACGGCCCGAGCGGCTGCTCGCATGGCTGGCGGCCGAGGGGATCACCGTGACCTTCCTGCCCACCCCGGTGGCGCAGGAAGTGCTGCGGCTGCCCCCCGCGCCCTCGCGGCTGCGCACGATCCTCACCGGAGGGGACACGCTCACCGCCGCCCCGCCCCCCGGCACACCGTACGAGCTGGTCAACCACTACGGACCGACCGAAGCCACCGTCGTCACCACGGCGGCCACGGTACCGGCGGGCGCCCCCGGCGTACCCCCCATCGGCCGTCCGATCGCCGAGGTGCGGGTACAGCTGCTCGACGAGGACGCGCGGCCGGTCGCCGACGGGGCACGCGGCGAGCTGTACGTCGGCGGGGCCGGGGTCGCCCGGGGCTATTTGAACCGCCCCGGCCTGACCGCCGAGCGCTTCCTGCCCGACCCGTCGGGGCCGCCCGGCAGCCGCGTCTACCGCACCGGCGACCTGGCCGCCCGGCGGCCGGACGGCGCCCTGTCCTTCCACGGCAGGTCCGACGACCAGGTGCAGGTCCGCGGCTTCCGCGTCGAGCCCGCCGAGGTCACGGCGGTGCTGTCCGGGCACCCCGGGGTGACGCGGGCCGCCGTCGTCGCCCGTTTCGGCAGCCTGTTCGGGTACGTGGTGCCGCGCCCCGGCGAAGGCCCCGCCCTCGCGGAGGCCGTCCGCGAGCACGCCGCGGCCCGGCTGCCCGCGCACATGGTGCCCACGCGCGTCCTCCTGCTCGACGAGATACCCCTGACCGTCAACGGCAAGATCGACCACGGCGCCCTCCCCGACCCGCTGCCGCCGACGCCGGACGTCGTCGTCCCTCCGAGGGACGCGCTGGAGGAGCTGATCGCCGAGACCTGGTACGCCGTACTGGAGCTGCCCGAGCGCCCGGCGCACGTCCACGACGACTTCTACGCCCTGGGCGGCCACTCCCTGCTGGCGGGCCGGCTGACCGTCTGCCTGAACGACCTGTTCGGCGTGGACCTGCCGCTTCGGAGCACGTTCGGCGCCCCCACGATCGCCGCCCTGGCCCGGGAGGTGCGCGCGCGGGAACCGGCCCCCGGACACCTCGCCGACGTCACGGACCGCCACCGCCGGGTGGCGGCGATGTCCGACGAGGAGGTCGAGAAGCTCCTCGCCGAACTGGGCGAAGCCTGA
- a CDS encoding thioesterase domain-containing protein — MRAPRDKTFLRPVRDDCTARLFCFPYSGLGASMFNRWPRRITDGGSDIEVCLLQPPGRENRLREPHFGTYEELAEQLVGSLEPHLDRPYGFFGHCGSALAAFATAVTIAGSGLPAPACVFVSSQVAPHLGPYGRYLSMNDRQLTAELARQTRVMGGEPHPDVLALSLRVMRADLTANQLYRLDEPVVLPSRVRSIGWRYDVEIRPQQMAGWAPYAAPGQFRHVELPGTHHSFLAAPRVLRQELAEGLSRTTERQM; from the coding sequence GTGAGGGCCCCGCGCGACAAGACCTTCCTGCGGCCCGTGCGCGACGACTGCACGGCCCGGCTGTTCTGCTTCCCGTACTCCGGACTCGGCGCATCCATGTTCAACCGGTGGCCGCGCCGGATCACGGACGGCGGCTCGGACATCGAGGTGTGCCTGCTGCAACCGCCCGGCCGGGAGAACCGCCTGCGCGAACCGCACTTCGGCACCTACGAGGAACTGGCCGAACAACTCGTCGGCAGCCTGGAACCCCACCTGGACCGCCCCTACGGCTTCTTCGGCCACTGCGGGAGCGCACTGGCCGCCTTCGCCACCGCGGTGACGATCGCCGGGAGCGGGCTCCCCGCCCCGGCCTGCGTGTTCGTCTCCTCCCAGGTCGCCCCGCACCTGGGCCCCTACGGACGCTACCTGTCGATGAACGACCGGCAGCTGACCGCCGAACTCGCCCGCCAGACCCGCGTCATGGGAGGCGAACCGCACCCGGACGTCCTGGCGCTGAGCCTGCGGGTGATGCGCGCCGACCTCACCGCCAACCAGCTCTACCGCCTCGACGAACCGGTCGTCCTGCCCAGCCGGGTGCGGTCGATCGGCTGGCGGTACGACGTGGAGATCCGGCCGCAGCAGATGGCCGGCTGGGCCCCGTACGCCGCGCCGGGACAGTTCCGGCACGTCGAACTCCCCGGGACGCACCACTCGTTCCTCGCCGCGCCCCGGGTGCTGCGGCAGGAACTCGCGGAAGGGCTGTCCCGTACTACCGAAAGGCAGATGTGA
- a CDS encoding non-ribosomal peptide synthetase, whose amino-acid sequence MHHASTITAAFARQVAARPDAVAVSAPDATLSYAELDARAGLLAGHLRELGVVPESRVAVDLPRSADLVVTLLAVLKAGGCYLALDPQQPEERRALVLKDAGAQLVVTPELLAAATAAPDPAPLPGSGPQSTAYLAYTSGSTGAPKGVCVPHRAVIRLVREQELLPIRPDDVFLLLAPVAFDASTLELWGPLLNGARLVVAPPEDPSPAGIEDLVRREGVTTLWLTAGLFHSVVTAHRLRGMRGLRHLIAGGDVLSTAHVERALRELPDIRLVNGYGPTENTTFTTCHVVTGAVGEGPVPIGVPLTGSTVHLLDEHLLPVPEGRPGELYTGGSGLAHGYQGDPALTAARFLPDPFATTPGGRLHRTGDLARRRPDGALEFLGRTDLQLKIRGFRVEPNEIEAALRTHPEIDDAAVVAQRPHGERILAAFYVTERTLTTAELRTHLAALVPRYMIPAVYLRVDELPLNRNGKTDRAQLAATTMPGRPELSTDYRAPADEHERWLAELWADLLQIDEVGVDDDFFELGGHSLMATRITVEIDERYGRTVAPVAFYEHPTVAELAEMLAAGEDHR is encoded by the coding sequence ATGCACCACGCGAGCACCATCACCGCCGCGTTCGCCCGTCAAGTGGCCGCCCGGCCCGATGCCGTCGCGGTCAGCGCGCCCGACGCCACCCTCTCGTACGCCGAACTGGACGCGCGCGCCGGCCTCCTGGCCGGACACCTGCGCGAGCTCGGCGTGGTCCCCGAGTCCCGGGTGGCCGTCGACCTGCCGCGGTCGGCCGACCTGGTGGTGACCCTGCTGGCCGTGCTCAAGGCGGGCGGCTGCTACCTCGCCCTGGACCCGCAGCAGCCCGAGGAGCGCCGGGCACTGGTGCTCAAGGACGCGGGAGCCCAACTCGTGGTGACGCCCGAACTGCTGGCCGCCGCGACCGCCGCCCCGGACCCGGCGCCCCTGCCCGGATCCGGCCCCCAGAGCACGGCGTACCTCGCCTACACCTCCGGCTCGACCGGCGCCCCGAAAGGCGTGTGCGTCCCGCACCGCGCGGTGATCCGCCTCGTACGGGAACAGGAACTGCTGCCGATACGGCCCGACGACGTTTTCCTGCTCCTGGCCCCCGTGGCCTTCGACGCGTCGACACTCGAACTGTGGGGCCCGCTGCTCAACGGCGCCCGCCTGGTCGTCGCCCCGCCCGAGGACCCCTCCCCGGCCGGCATCGAGGACCTGGTCCGGCGGGAGGGCGTCACCACCCTGTGGCTGACCGCCGGGCTGTTCCACTCCGTGGTCACCGCCCACCGGCTGCGGGGCATGCGCGGACTGCGGCACCTGATCGCCGGCGGCGACGTGCTCTCCACCGCCCATGTCGAGCGGGCGCTGCGCGAACTGCCCGACATCAGACTGGTCAACGGGTACGGCCCCACCGAGAACACCACGTTCACCACCTGCCACGTGGTCACCGGGGCGGTCGGCGAAGGCCCGGTGCCCATCGGCGTACCCCTCACCGGCAGCACCGTGCACCTCCTCGACGAGCACCTGCTGCCGGTGCCCGAGGGCCGGCCCGGAGAGCTGTACACGGGCGGGTCCGGACTCGCCCACGGATACCAGGGCGACCCGGCCCTGACGGCGGCACGCTTCCTCCCCGACCCGTTCGCCACCACTCCCGGCGGACGGCTCCACCGCACCGGCGACCTGGCCCGGCGCCGCCCCGACGGGGCCCTGGAATTCCTCGGCCGCACCGACCTCCAGCTCAAGATCCGCGGCTTTCGGGTCGAGCCGAACGAGATAGAGGCGGCCCTGCGCACCCACCCGGAGATCGACGACGCCGCGGTCGTCGCCCAACGGCCGCACGGCGAACGGATCCTCGCCGCCTTCTACGTCACCGAGCGCACGCTCACCACGGCCGAACTCCGCACCCACCTGGCCGCACTCGTACCGCGCTACATGATCCCCGCGGTCTACCTGCGCGTCGACGAGCTGCCGCTGAACCGCAACGGCAAGACCGACCGCGCCCAACTCGCCGCGACGACCATGCCCGGCCGCCCGGAGCTGAGCACCGACTACCGCGCCCCGGCCGACGAGCACGAGAGATGGCTCGCCGAACTGTGGGCCGACCTGCTGCAGATCGACGAAGTGGGCGTCGACGACGACTTCTTCGAGCTGGGCGGACATTCGCTGATGGCCACCCGGATCACCGTCGAGATCGACGAGCGGTACGGACGCACGGTGGCCCCGGTCGCCTTCTACGAACACCCGACCGTCGCGGAACTCGCCGAGATGCTCGCCGCGGGGGAGGACCACAGGTGA
- a CDS encoding cytochrome P450 — protein MRITAPPHDDGPGPGAVDLSDHDFYATGDPHPLWARMRRHTPVHLSTLPDGRSFWSVTRYHDVNTVLRDHTRFTSSRGTLLSVLGGTDPAGNRMMAASDPPVHTALRKPMAKVLSHQALRPYNPQVRRVVHRMLAPLLDGGVWDLAEAGARFPMAFTGTLMGLPEEDWDRLTRLTTTAIAPQDADYRHSEGHGTLAAAHHELFAYFSGLVRRRRRDPGDDLVGFLLGMEADGRPLRHDELVYNCYSLLLGANVTTPHAVAATVLALVDHPREWDRWRADPSLTSTAIEEGLRWSSPANHFLRHATRDTHLRGRHIREGDAVVAWLGSANRDEEIFADPYRFDLTRSPNRHVAFGFGPHYCIGAPLARIALDALFRTLVPAVERFTLAGPVEHLASNFVAGIKSLPLRARLSPGARRTIEAAVAEDGPVTV, from the coding sequence GTGAGGATCACCGCCCCGCCCCACGACGACGGCCCCGGCCCCGGCGCGGTCGACCTGTCGGACCACGACTTCTACGCCACCGGCGACCCCCACCCCCTCTGGGCCCGGATGCGCCGCCACACCCCCGTGCACCTGAGCACCCTCCCCGACGGGCGCTCCTTCTGGTCGGTCACCCGGTACCACGACGTCAACACCGTGCTGCGCGACCACACCAGGTTCACCTCCAGCAGGGGCACCCTGCTGTCCGTACTGGGCGGCACCGACCCCGCGGGCAACCGGATGATGGCTGCCAGCGACCCGCCGGTGCACACCGCGCTGCGCAAGCCGATGGCCAAGGTGCTCTCCCACCAGGCCCTGCGCCCCTACAACCCGCAGGTCCGCCGCGTGGTGCACCGCATGCTCGCACCGCTGCTCGACGGCGGGGTGTGGGACCTGGCCGAGGCGGGCGCCCGCTTCCCGATGGCGTTCACCGGCACGCTGATGGGCCTGCCGGAGGAGGACTGGGACCGGCTGACCCGGCTGACCACCACGGCCATCGCCCCGCAGGACGCCGACTACCGGCACTCCGAGGGACACGGCACCCTGGCCGCCGCCCACCACGAACTGTTCGCCTACTTCTCCGGCCTGGTGCGCAGGCGCCGCCGCGACCCGGGCGACGACCTGGTGGGGTTCCTGCTCGGCATGGAGGCGGACGGGCGCCCGCTGCGCCACGACGAACTCGTCTACAACTGCTACAGCCTGCTCCTCGGCGCGAACGTCACCACACCGCACGCCGTCGCCGCCACCGTCCTCGCACTCGTCGACCACCCCCGGGAGTGGGACCGCTGGCGGGCCGACCCCTCGCTGACCTCCACCGCGATCGAGGAGGGCCTGCGCTGGTCGTCCCCGGCCAACCACTTCCTGCGCCACGCCACCCGCGACACCCACCTGCGCGGCCGGCACATCCGGGAGGGCGACGCGGTGGTGGCCTGGCTCGGCTCGGCCAACCGCGACGAGGAGATCTTCGCCGACCCCTACCGGTTCGACCTCACCCGCAGCCCCAACCGGCACGTGGCCTTCGGCTTCGGCCCGCACTACTGCATCGGCGCACCCCTGGCGAGGATCGCGCTGGACGCGCTGTTCCGAACGCTCGTCCCCGCCGTGGAACGCTTCACCCTCGCCGGCCCCGTGGAACACCTGGCGTCCAACTTCGTGGCCGGCATCAAGAGCCTGCCGCTGCGCGCCCGGCTCTCCCCGGGGGCGCGCCGCACCATCGAGGCGGCGGTGGCCGAGGACGGACCGGTGACCGTGTGA
- a CDS encoding amidinotransferase has translation MTGHNDTATAGPVCSYTEWDPLEEVIVGIVDDASFPPWHEALPPVLPQDMHETFRSQAGRPFPAERVEAARRELEEFAHILRAEGVVVRRPEPLAQRTTYSTLHWTSSGMYAAMPRDALLVVGDDIIECPMAWRSRYYESLAYRPLLKEYFRGGARWSAGPKPELTDEQFDQEWTERPRPDGSPHLVVTEFEPTFDAADFTRCGRDIIAQKSNVTNDFGIEWLRRHLGDEYRIHVLEFNDTHPMHIDATLVPMAPGKLLVNPERVPKVPDLFRGWDVRPAPRPVLPDTHPLYMTSKWINMNILMLDEDRVIVERQDEPMIQVLKNFGFTPILCNFRNFNSFGGSFHCATLDVRRRGTLCSYL, from the coding sequence ATGACTGGGCACAACGACACCGCTACGGCCGGGCCCGTGTGTTCGTACACCGAATGGGACCCGCTGGAGGAGGTCATCGTCGGGATCGTCGACGACGCCAGCTTCCCGCCGTGGCACGAGGCGCTGCCCCCGGTGCTGCCGCAGGACATGCACGAGACGTTCCGCAGCCAGGCGGGCCGGCCCTTCCCCGCCGAGCGGGTCGAGGCCGCGCGCCGGGAGCTGGAGGAGTTCGCGCACATCCTCCGGGCGGAGGGCGTGGTCGTGCGGCGGCCCGAACCCCTCGCGCAGCGCACGACCTACAGCACCCTGCACTGGACCAGCAGCGGCATGTACGCCGCGATGCCGCGCGACGCGCTCCTGGTGGTCGGCGACGACATCATCGAGTGCCCGATGGCCTGGCGCTCGCGCTACTACGAATCGCTCGCCTACCGCCCCCTGCTCAAGGAGTACTTCCGGGGCGGCGCCAGGTGGAGCGCCGGCCCGAAGCCCGAGCTGACGGACGAGCAGTTCGACCAGGAATGGACCGAGCGCCCCCGCCCGGACGGCTCCCCCCACCTGGTCGTCACCGAGTTCGAACCGACCTTCGACGCCGCGGACTTCACCCGGTGCGGACGCGACATCATCGCGCAGAAGAGCAACGTGACCAACGACTTCGGCATCGAGTGGCTGCGGCGCCACCTCGGCGACGAATACCGCATCCACGTACTCGAGTTCAACGACACCCACCCCATGCACATCGACGCGACCCTGGTGCCGATGGCCCCCGGGAAACTCCTCGTCAACCCCGAGCGCGTGCCGAAGGTGCCGGACCTCTTCAGGGGCTGGGACGTCAGGCCCGCCCCCCGGCCGGTCCTGCCCGACACCCACCCGCTGTACATGACCAGCAAGTGGATCAACATGAACATCCTGATGCTGGACGAGGACCGGGTGATCGTCGAGCGCCAGGACGAGCCGATGATCCAGGTGCTCAAGAACTTCGGCTTCACCCCGATCCTGTGCAACTTCCGCAACTTCAACAGCTTCGGCGGCTCGTTCCACTGCGCGACGCTCGACGTGCGCCGCCGCGGAACGCTGTGCAGTTACCTCTGA